From the Lolium rigidum isolate FL_2022 chromosome 2, APGP_CSIRO_Lrig_0.1, whole genome shotgun sequence genome, one window contains:
- the LOC124689385 gene encoding uncharacterized protein LOC124689385, producing the protein MADGGGEGGGSADWLPIYDRVEAMLSKSQAESEALAADRARLEAADRVQRESREAARLLQRTVEELQAAAREKDVEMDRLREEAADAKKKLQEVRQADVSRRGRWEAAYLDLLLGANQRLTELRDGDLEDSRTCAGTPNPKEVGSCPRLSQNMVDHIGSDLRTELRKLKQAYETLSSNKDQEVCALVAEKDSVSKQLSMMHQDYANKKVEAALATEAALKLQQSVDELKVLAQKKDDEIARLQAQAVGAKMNLQKTHSLVKEKDDETPRLKIRQPMSVLRPIKDSNETHKKSRSDDPAVSGKSRNNVGNDGQDETSQKRRCVSSTSDRQHTVRQHYGSTSAPSFATSLAKLIVADQQSKLDQRLPGRSGRGRGRGRGRLVGRRRSCDQAEIGGQIEVQEEEKQQPEEEQSHQRAVAQPCEQLPSMSAAAAAGLIKLKEEQLIWDVKDIMADQPDNKHEEFFEFLCNFENWRIEDVARTMAVLLDGHPKLIRRFNRFLPWYWQIEIEEEEEKHHHDESGTAGLVMLKEAEQ; encoded by the exons ATGGCCGACGGCGGCGGAGAGGGCGGCGGGAGCGCCGACTGGCTGCCCATATACGACCGCGTGGAAGCGATGCTGAGCAAGAGCCAGGCGGAGTCTGAGGCGctcgccgccgaccgcgcgcgcCTGGAGGCGGCCGACAGGGTCCAGCGCGAGTCCCGGGAGGCGGCGCGGTTGCTTCAGCGGACCGTGGAGGAGCTTCAGGCGGCTGCGCGGGAGAAGGACGTCGAGATGGATAGACTTCGGGAAGAAGCCGCCGACGCCAAGAAGAAGCTGCAGGAAGTGCGCCAG GCGGATGTGAGCAGGAGGGGGAGGTGGGAGGCGGCCTACCTGGACCTGCTTCTCGGCGCTAACCAGAGGCTCACCG AACTCAGAGATGGTGACTTGGAGGATTCCAGAACTTGTGCAGGAACCCCAAACCCTAAG GAAGTTGGAAGTTGCCCAAGGCTCAGCCAAAATATGGTGGATCACATTGGAAGCGATTTACGTACAGAGCTAAGAAAACTAAAGCAGGCTTACGAGACTCTGAGCTCAAACAAGGACCAGGAAGTTTGTGCACTAGTCGCAGAAAAGGATTCTGTGAGTAAACAGTTGAGCATGATGCATCAAGATTACGCTAACAAGAAAGTGGAGGCAGCACTAGCTACTGAAGCAGCACTAAAGCTCCAGCAGAGTGTCGATGAGCTTAAGGTGTTGGCCCAAAAGAAGGATGATGAGATTGCCAGACTCCAAGCACAAGCTGTGGGGGCCAAAATGAACTTGCAGAAAACACACTCCTTGGTGAAGGAGAAAGATGATGAGACCCCAAGACTCAAAATTCGGCAACCTATGTCTGTTCTAAGGCCCATCAAGGATAGCAATGAGACACATAAAAAATCCAGGTCTGATGATCCAGCTGTAAGTGGCAAATCCAGAAACAATGTAGGAAACGATGGGCAAGATGAAACTAGTCAGAAGCGCAGGTGTGTCTCTTCCACATCTGAT CGTCAGCACACAGTACGGCAACATTATGGGAGTACTTCGGCACCCTCGTTTGCAACCAGCCTGGCAAAGCTCATCGTGGCGGACCAGCAGTCCAAGTTGGATCAG CGGTTGCCTGGGCGCtctggccggggccggggccggggccggggccgtcTAGTTGGTCGGAGACGGTCATGCGACCAGGCTGAAATAGGAGGTCAGATCGAGGTTCAGGAGGAGGAGAAACAGCAGCCCGAGGAGGAGCAGTCG CATCAGCGTGCAGTAGCCCAACCTTGTGAGCAACTCCCATCAAtgtcagcggcagcggcagccggcttgATCAAGCTCAAAGAG GAGCAGCTCATCTG GGACGTGAAGGACATTATGGCGGACCAACCTGACAACAAGCACGAGGAGTTCTTCGAGTTCCTGTGCAATTTCGAGAACTGGAG AATTGAAGATGTGGCCCGAACTATGGCGGTCCTGTTAGACGGACACCCCAAGCTCATCCGCCGGTTTAACCGTTTCTTGCCTTGGTATTGGCAGATCGAgattgaggaagaggaagagaagcATCACCATGACGAGTCAGGGACAGCCGGCTTGGTCATGCTCAAGGAGGCGGAACAGTAG